TCACGCAGCGGGATCTCGAAATCCGGCAACTGGAGGCGCAGCGCCAATCTGTCAACAATGATCTGGCCTTTTCGCGGGAACGGCTGCGCATGTCGCAAAGCCTGCTGGCGGACGGCCTGACGCCGCGGATGGAACATCTGCAGGTGGAGGCTGAGGTCGAAAAACTGGCCGGCGAGGCGGAGGTCCTGAAACAGTCTATTCCCCGCGCGATGTCATCGCTGTCCGAGGCCAAGGCGCGTTATAACGAGGAAAAGGAAAAGGCTGTTCGCGTTTCCGTGGAAAGCCTGGCCGGCGTGGAGCTTCAGATTGCACGCGTCGATGCGCTGCTGAACGAGGCGTCGGACCAGTTCCTGCGGACCGTTATCCGCAGCCCGATCGACGGAATCGTGAAGAACATGCGCTATCACACAATCGGTGGCGTCGTCCGCCCGGGCGAGCCGATCATGGAAATCGTGCCCCTGAGCGACCGTCTCGTGATCGAGGCCCAACTGAACCCCGTCGATCGCGGCTATGTGCAGGAAGGCCAGCGCGCGGTAGTCAAGATTTCGACCTATGATTTCGTGCGGTATGGCAGTCTTGATGGCGTCGTCGACCGAATCGGCGCCAGCACAAATCTCGACCCGGACGGCGCGCCGTATTACCAGGTTGTCGTCCGCACCGAAAAAACGTATCTCGGTCAGGAACAGGGATTGCTCCCCATTACGCCAGGCATGCAGGCGACGGTCGATATTCATACCGGGACCCGTTCGGTATTGAATTACTTCATTAAACCGGTCCTGAAACTGCGCAATGAAGCCTTCCGGGAACGATAAAGGTGTTACAGGATTGCAACAAGGCTCGGATATCATTTCCTGCTCGTTGACAATTTGCTGTTTGACCTCGTTGTAACGTATTACTAATACTCTGGAATAACGTTAATTTCAGATGCGTTTCAAAACTGTCTGATGGCCGACTGGGTATCGGGGGTCCGCTAGTTGGGTAAATTTTTGCTGGCCGTATTTGCCGGGATTGCATTTTCGATTGCCGGCGGGGCTGACTCGGTATCCGCGGAACCGCTTAATGAGGAATTATCGGTTCTTCTGGCCGAGCACCCGGATATAAGGCGCGCGCGCAACGATGCTGCTGCGGCGAAAGCCAATGTCGGTGACGCGCGTGCGGCGTATTATCCTCGTTTTGAACTGTCCGGCGATACCGGGCCCGAACGGACGGATTCGCCCGACCGCAGGGCTTCCGGCGCAACGGACCCCTTTACGGGGCGGCGAGACAAATTAACGCTGACGTCCACGCTGAACCTGTTTAACGGGTTCCGGGACGATGCCGCCGTGACCGCGGCAAATATCACCGTTCTCGAACAGAATATGGGTCTGGAAAACACCAGGCAGGAACTGCTGTTCCAGGGCGTGAACCAGTATCTGGAAGTGCTGCGCAATGTCCGGCTGATCAGGGTCGCGCAGACGACGGAGAGAACGATCCAAAGCCAGTTGCGGCTGGAGGACGAACGGGTTCAGCGCGGTTCGGGCATTGCGGTCGATGTTCTGCAGGCGAAGTCGCGCCTTCAGGTGGCGAAGGAACAGCGGGTGGCCTTCGAAGGACGCTTGCAGGAGGCGCTGGCGCGATACAAGCAGTTGTTCGGCCACTTGCCTGATATCGCGACGCTGGAAAACGTCATTCCGGCGCCGTCCATCGTTCCCGAGAGCTTGGAAGCCGCGATTGCCCAGGCGCGCCAGTACCATCCGGCATTGCGGCAGGTACAGTATCAGGCGGATATCGCCCGCGAGCAGAAGCGGATCGCCAAGGCGGATTATTATCCGACGGTCGATCTCGTCGGCACCCTCGACTATGAGGACAATGTTTCGACAACCGTCGGCATTGAGCGCGAGCAATCGCTGCTGGTGCGCGCGCGGTGGGAATTCTTCTCCGGTTTCAGGACACGGTCGCGCGTCGAAAGCGCTGCCCGGACTCTGGCGTCGCGCAAGGATACGTATAATTTTGCGACCCGCCGTGTGGAAGAAGACATCCGCATCGCCTGGGACAAGCTGGCAACGGAGCGGCAGCGGGTGGACCTGTTGCAGAATGCCGTCAACCTGG
This Alphaproteobacteria bacterium DNA region includes the following protein-coding sequences:
- a CDS encoding HlyD family type I secretion periplasmic adaptor subunit, whose protein sequence is MSRLDSLVASRRAPSLRITALLVCALLASLLVWSAFAHLDEVSVAMGEVVPQGQMKIIQHFEGGIVERLEVEDGTRVHTGQVLVQLDLAGAGTNRNELVVQRDGLVLRKARLEAQIAGEDITFPEEEATRRPELVRAENRSYAAWQREIGSTLSVLEKQITQRDLEIRQLEAQRQSVNNDLAFSRERLRMSQSLLADGLTPRMEHLQVEAEVEKLAGEAEVLKQSIPRAMSSLSEAKARYNEEKEKAVRVSVESLAGVELQIARVDALLNEASDQFLRTVIRSPIDGIVKNMRYHTIGGVVRPGEPIMEIVPLSDRLVIEAQLNPVDRGYVQEGQRAVVKISTYDFVRYGSLDGVVDRIGASTNLDPDGAPYYQVVVRTEKTYLGQEQGLLPITPGMQATVDIHTGTRSVLNYFIKPVLKLRNEAFRER
- a CDS encoding TolC family outer membrane protein translates to MGKFLLAVFAGIAFSIAGGADSVSAEPLNEELSVLLAEHPDIRRARNDAAAAKANVGDARAAYYPRFELSGDTGPERTDSPDRRASGATDPFTGRRDKLTLTSTLNLFNGFRDDAAVTAANITVLEQNMGLENTRQELLFQGVNQYLEVLRNVRLIRVAQTTERTIQSQLRLEDERVQRGSGIAVDVLQAKSRLQVAKEQRVAFEGRLQEALARYKQLFGHLPDIATLENVIPAPSIVPESLEAAIAQARQYHPALRQVQYQADIAREQKRIAKADYYPTVDLVGTLDYEDNVSTTVGIEREQSLLVRARWEFFSGFRTRSRVESAARTLASRKDTYNFATRRVEEDIRIAWDKLATERQRVDLLQNAVNLAIEVFNARKRLRESGKETALNVLDAEREVSAARIKLITADFDSRIASYLLARRTGMLTPAKLELD